In a single window of the Hoyosella subflava DQS3-9A1 genome:
- a CDS encoding multifunctional oxoglutarate decarboxylase/oxoglutarate dehydrogenase thiamine pyrophosphate-binding subunit/dihydrolipoyllysine-residue succinyltransferase subunit has product MTSSSLSQFGQNEWLVEEMYQRYKDDPSSVDPAWHDILKDYKPGENSSQSKKTTTSSSSQSAAATSKAATKTAPAKPASKPDDGKGKSSKSADSKPADSKPAASKPASKSGSQTSSPEPKTEESKVLRGVAATVARNMNTSLTVPTATSVRAVPAKAMIDNRLVINNHLARTRGGKISFTHLLGYAIVQAIKNYPSLNRHYAEVDGKPNLVTPPHTNLGLAIDLPGKDGSRTLVVAAIKKCESMNFLQFWHAYEDLVRRARDGKLTAEDFQGVTISLTNPGTIGTVHSVPRLMQGQGTIVGAGAMEYPAEFQGASEEKIAEFGVGKLMTLTSTYDHRIIQGAESGEFLRKIHTLILSDEFYDEIFTALGIPYEPIRWSRDIPPGAIDKNTRVLQLIAAYRHRGHLMADTDPLRYNVESLASHPDLNVKTHGLTLWDLDREFTVGGFAGRERMKLRDVLGVLRDSYCRKIGVEYMHILEPEQLQWLQERVEVKHQKPPVAEQKYILSKLNAAEAFETFLQTKYVGQKRFSLEGAESVIPMMDAVIDRSADYALDEVVVGMPHRGRLNVLANIVGKPYSKIFTEFEGNMNPSQAHGSGDVKYHLGASGTYIQMFGDNDITVSLTANPSHLEAVNPVLEGLVRAKQDLIDKGEEGFSVVPLLLHGDAAFAGQGVVAETLNLAMLRGYRTGGTVHIVVNNQVGFTTRPEHSRSSEYCTDVAKMIGAPIFHVNGDDPEACVWVAQLAVDFRQKFNKDVVIDLICYRRRGHNEGDDPSMTQPRMYDLIDTKRSVRKTYTEALIGRGDISLKEAEDALRDYQGQLERVFNEVRELEKYPPAPSPSVEEDQVLPTNVQTSVDEEVVERIGDAHLNMPEGFTPHPRVKPVYERRHEMTRKGNIDWAFGELIAFGSLVAEGRTVRLTGQDTRRGTFTQRHSVIIDRKTEAEYCPITTLADDGEGKFMVYDSALTEFAGLGFEYGYSVGNPQALVLWEGQFGDFVNGAQTIIDEFISSGEAKWGQLSNVVLLLPHGHEGQGPDHTSGRIERFLQLCAEGSMTVSVPSTPANYFHLLRRHAKAGVHRPLVVFTPKSMLRNKAVVSPVEDFTTGKFRSVIDDPTLAGESEERRSKVSKILLCSGKLYYELAAHQKKENREDVAVIRIEQLYPVPRHRLREAIANYPNVKEFRWVQEEPANQGAWPFFGLNLPEVLPDVFPKLRRVSRRSMSAPSSGSSKVHAVEQQHLIDTAFE; this is encoded by the coding sequence GTGACCAGCAGTTCACTTTCACAGTTCGGACAGAACGAGTGGTTGGTCGAAGAGATGTACCAGCGATACAAGGACGACCCCTCGTCCGTGGATCCCGCATGGCACGACATCCTCAAGGACTACAAGCCCGGAGAGAATAGCTCGCAATCAAAGAAGACGACGACTTCGTCGAGTTCACAATCAGCTGCCGCCACAAGCAAAGCAGCAACGAAAACCGCCCCCGCCAAGCCCGCCAGCAAGCCTGACGACGGAAAAGGCAAGTCAAGCAAGTCCGCCGACTCAAAGCCCGCCGACTCAAAGCCTGCTGCCTCAAAGCCTGCGTCCAAGTCGGGTTCTCAAACTTCGTCCCCAGAACCGAAGACCGAAGAGTCCAAGGTGCTGCGCGGCGTTGCCGCGACGGTTGCGCGAAACATGAATACGTCGCTCACCGTCCCCACCGCCACGAGTGTGCGTGCTGTACCTGCCAAGGCAATGATCGACAACCGCCTGGTAATCAACAACCATCTCGCCCGCACCCGCGGCGGCAAGATCTCGTTCACCCATCTCCTCGGGTACGCGATCGTTCAAGCGATCAAGAACTACCCGAGCCTCAACCGCCACTACGCAGAGGTCGACGGGAAACCGAATCTTGTCACCCCGCCACACACTAACCTCGGTCTAGCGATCGATCTGCCCGGCAAGGACGGGAGTCGCACGCTTGTGGTCGCGGCCATCAAGAAGTGCGAGTCCATGAACTTCCTGCAGTTCTGGCACGCATACGAGGATCTCGTCCGTCGCGCACGCGATGGCAAGCTCACTGCTGAGGACTTCCAGGGAGTGACGATCTCCCTCACGAACCCCGGCACGATCGGCACCGTTCACTCTGTGCCGCGGCTCATGCAGGGCCAGGGAACGATCGTTGGCGCGGGCGCGATGGAGTATCCCGCCGAATTCCAGGGCGCTAGCGAGGAAAAGATCGCTGAGTTTGGTGTCGGCAAGCTGATGACACTGACATCGACCTACGATCACCGCATCATCCAGGGTGCTGAATCCGGCGAGTTCCTGCGCAAGATTCATACACTGATCCTGTCGGACGAGTTTTACGACGAGATCTTCACAGCGCTTGGGATTCCCTACGAGCCGATCCGCTGGAGCCGGGATATCCCGCCTGGTGCGATTGACAAGAACACCCGCGTTCTTCAGCTCATTGCTGCATATAGGCACCGCGGCCACCTGATGGCGGACACCGATCCCCTGCGCTACAACGTCGAGTCGCTAGCGAGCCACCCAGACCTGAACGTCAAGACGCACGGACTGACCCTGTGGGACCTCGACCGAGAGTTCACAGTGGGCGGGTTCGCGGGCCGCGAGCGGATGAAGCTGCGGGATGTGCTTGGTGTGCTGCGCGATTCGTACTGCCGCAAGATCGGCGTCGAGTACATGCACATCCTCGAGCCCGAGCAGCTCCAGTGGCTGCAGGAGCGCGTCGAGGTGAAGCACCAGAAGCCACCAGTCGCCGAACAGAAGTACATTCTGTCAAAGCTCAACGCGGCCGAAGCGTTCGAAACATTCCTGCAGACCAAATATGTAGGCCAGAAGCGATTCTCACTGGAGGGCGCTGAGTCGGTCATCCCGATGATGGACGCAGTCATCGATCGCTCCGCTGACTATGCGCTCGACGAAGTCGTCGTCGGCATGCCACACCGCGGTCGCCTCAACGTGCTGGCGAACATCGTCGGAAAGCCGTACTCGAAGATCTTCACCGAGTTCGAAGGCAACATGAATCCGTCGCAGGCGCACGGTTCAGGAGACGTCAAGTACCACCTCGGCGCGAGTGGCACCTACATCCAGATGTTTGGCGACAACGACATCACCGTGTCGCTAACGGCGAATCCTTCTCACCTCGAAGCCGTCAACCCGGTCCTTGAGGGCCTCGTCCGGGCAAAGCAGGATCTGATCGACAAGGGCGAGGAAGGCTTCTCCGTCGTGCCGCTCCTGCTGCACGGCGATGCTGCCTTCGCTGGTCAGGGCGTCGTTGCGGAGACGCTCAACCTTGCGATGCTGCGGGGCTACCGTACCGGCGGAACCGTCCACATTGTCGTCAACAACCAGGTTGGCTTCACCACAAGGCCCGAGCACTCGCGATCCAGCGAATACTGCACCGACGTGGCGAAGATGATCGGTGCGCCGATCTTCCATGTCAACGGCGATGATCCTGAGGCATGCGTGTGGGTGGCACAGCTCGCAGTGGACTTCCGCCAGAAGTTCAACAAGGACGTCGTTATCGATCTCATCTGCTACCGCCGTCGCGGTCACAACGAGGGCGATGACCCGTCAATGACGCAGCCGAGAATGTACGACCTCATCGACACGAAGCGCAGTGTGCGCAAAACGTACACAGAGGCTCTCATCGGACGTGGCGACATCTCGCTCAAAGAGGCCGAGGATGCGCTGCGCGACTACCAGGGCCAACTTGAACGCGTCTTCAATGAGGTTCGAGAGCTCGAGAAATACCCGCCGGCACCCAGTCCCTCGGTCGAAGAGGACCAGGTGCTGCCCACGAACGTGCAGACCTCCGTTGACGAGGAGGTCGTCGAGCGGATCGGCGATGCTCACCTGAACATGCCTGAGGGGTTCACACCGCACCCTCGCGTCAAGCCCGTGTACGAGCGACGCCACGAGATGACCCGAAAGGGCAACATCGACTGGGCGTTCGGCGAGCTGATCGCGTTCGGATCGCTCGTCGCCGAAGGGCGGACTGTGCGCCTGACGGGACAGGACACTCGGCGCGGAACGTTCACTCAGCGCCACTCCGTGATCATCGACCGCAAGACCGAAGCTGAGTATTGCCCAATTACAACGCTCGCCGATGACGGTGAGGGCAAGTTTATGGTGTATGACTCGGCGCTAACCGAGTTCGCGGGTCTCGGCTTCGAGTACGGCTACTCCGTCGGAAACCCACAGGCACTTGTCCTGTGGGAAGGCCAGTTCGGCGACTTCGTCAATGGCGCGCAGACGATCATCGATGAGTTCATTTCGTCTGGTGAAGCAAAGTGGGGGCAGCTCTCAAACGTCGTTCTACTCCTGCCGCATGGCCACGAAGGTCAGGGACCGGACCACACTTCCGGCCGAATCGAGCGATTCTTGCAGTTGTGCGCCGAAGGCTCGATGACGGTTTCGGTGCCCTCTACCCCAGCGAACTACTTCCACCTGTTGCGTCGCCACGCTAAGGCTGGCGTACATCGTCCGCTCGTGGTGTTCACACCGAAGTCGATGTTGCGCAACAAGGCTGTTGTGAGCCCCGTCGAGGACTTCACGACAGGGAAGTTCCGCAGTGTGATCGACGATCCCACACTGGCCGGTGAGTCAGAAGAGCGGCGATCGAAGGTATCCAAGATCCTGCTGTGCAGCGGAAAGCTGTACTACGAGCTTGCCGCCCATCAGAAGAAGGAAAACCGTGAGGATGTCGCGGTGATCCGGATCGAGCAGCTCTACCCGGTTCCGCGGCACCGTTTGCGTGAGGCGATCGCCAATTACCCCAACGTGAAAGAGTTCCGGTGGGTCCAGGAAGAACCGGCGAACCAGGGCGCGTGGCCATTCTTTGGTCTCAATCTGCCCGAGGTTCTTCCCGATGTTTTCCCGAAGCTCAGAAGGGTCTCGCGTCGCTCGATGTCTGCGCCGTCATCGGGTTCGAGCAAGGTTCACGCAGTGGAGCAGCAGCACCTGATCGATACTGCGTTCGAGTAG
- a CDS encoding TetR/AcrR family transcriptional regulator, which yields MAGSKRTRLSPEQRRAQLIELGMDLLARKPIEEISVEDIADEAGVSKGLLFHYFGSKLEFQAALVRNAGEQLVAATAPDLSLAPVDALRGSLNRYIDFVEQAPNLYVSMLRGALSDVPGMSGAVEKSRGQIAGRILTIMPALGVEHSPLLDFAVRGWIALVEETVIRWLHERTVNREEILELLTGALPGVVLAPMLGSHDVLEQFFPGFSGTIEPPVPDAAAG from the coding sequence ATGGCAGGTTCAAAACGCACACGACTATCGCCTGAGCAACGGCGCGCACAGCTCATTGAGCTGGGCATGGACCTGCTGGCACGTAAGCCGATCGAGGAGATTTCGGTCGAAGACATAGCCGACGAGGCGGGTGTGTCCAAGGGGTTGCTCTTCCACTACTTCGGATCGAAGCTCGAGTTCCAGGCTGCACTTGTCCGAAACGCCGGAGAACAGCTCGTTGCCGCGACCGCGCCGGACCTCTCACTAGCTCCCGTTGATGCTCTGCGCGGTTCGCTGAACCGGTACATCGACTTTGTCGAGCAAGCTCCCAACCTCTATGTCTCAATGTTGCGTGGTGCGTTGAGCGACGTCCCGGGAATGTCAGGGGCAGTCGAAAAGTCCCGCGGCCAGATTGCGGGCCGGATACTCACCATCATGCCCGCGCTGGGGGTTGAGCACAGCCCGCTGCTCGACTTCGCGGTCCGCGGCTGGATCGCGCTCGTCGAGGAAACGGTCATCCGATGGTTGCACGAGCGCACCGTCAACCGTGAAGAGATTCTGGAGCTGCTCACTGGCGCACTCCCTGGCGTCGTACTTGCGCCGATGCTGGGCAGCCACGATGTGCTGGAACAGTTCTTCCCGGGGTTCTCCGGCACGATAGAGCCACCAGTTCCGGACGCTGCCGCCGGATAA
- a CDS encoding flavin-containing monooxygenase — protein sequence MTVRSEDSGTKTAARHVDVAVIGSGFSGLGAAIKLKELGTHSFIVLERGHEVGGTWRDNTYPGAACDVPSQLYSYSFALGDWSRSFSRQPEIQAYLRKVAEDAGVVENHLFGCEVQEARWDTASGQWVIETSAGRVTARFLVSGVGALCEPALPAIPGIGSFAGQMFHSARWDHSADLKGKRVAIIGTGASSIQIVPSIAPEVAQLDVYQRTAPWVLPRFDRPYFGIERWAFRNIPGLQRLARAGVYAARETQVVGLAKAPKLMAGLQALAQGMIFAQIRDPELRKKVTPDFRIGCKRMLISNAYYPALDRDNVDLVTDGITEVRENSIVTADGTEREIDALIIATGFHVTDSPTFKGIYGREGRSLAEVFDESGMQGYKGTTVSGFPNLFFLVGPNTGLGHTSMVFMIESQLNYVVDALKTIERDNIATFEVREEAQAAFNDELQAQLAPTVWMTGGCASWYLDKHGNNTTLWPGFTFSFRNMLKKFDAENYGITVMAENPDPTAAPADSEPVEATSTGKKARR from the coding sequence ATGACAGTGAGGTCTGAAGATTCGGGTACAAAAACCGCTGCGCGCCATGTCGACGTTGCCGTGATCGGCAGCGGCTTCTCCGGCCTTGGCGCAGCAATCAAACTGAAGGAGCTCGGCACCCACTCCTTTATCGTTCTGGAACGCGGCCACGAAGTCGGCGGCACGTGGCGTGACAACACCTACCCTGGCGCCGCATGCGACGTCCCCTCGCAGCTGTACTCCTACTCATTCGCGCTGGGCGACTGGTCCCGCTCGTTCTCCCGTCAGCCCGAGATCCAGGCATACCTCCGCAAGGTTGCCGAGGACGCTGGCGTCGTCGAGAACCACCTGTTCGGCTGTGAGGTACAAGAGGCACGCTGGGACACCGCATCTGGCCAGTGGGTTATCGAAACCTCAGCGGGGCGCGTCACCGCGCGGTTCTTGGTTTCCGGCGTTGGAGCCTTGTGTGAACCGGCCCTTCCTGCCATCCCGGGTATTGGATCCTTCGCAGGGCAGATGTTCCACTCTGCGCGCTGGGATCATTCGGCTGATCTCAAGGGCAAGCGCGTTGCAATCATCGGCACCGGCGCTTCCTCAATCCAGATCGTGCCTTCCATCGCGCCCGAGGTCGCGCAGCTCGATGTCTATCAGCGGACAGCGCCCTGGGTGCTGCCCCGTTTCGACCGGCCATATTTCGGGATCGAGCGGTGGGCATTCCGCAATATTCCAGGACTGCAGCGCCTCGCCCGCGCCGGTGTCTACGCTGCGCGCGAAACCCAGGTTGTGGGTCTCGCAAAGGCGCCGAAGCTGATGGCCGGGCTCCAGGCTCTCGCGCAAGGCATGATCTTCGCGCAGATCCGTGACCCTGAGCTACGCAAGAAGGTCACGCCCGACTTCCGCATCGGCTGCAAGCGGATGCTGATCTCGAACGCCTACTACCCTGCTCTCGACCGGGACAACGTTGATCTGGTCACCGACGGGATCACAGAGGTCCGTGAGAACTCCATCGTGACCGCAGATGGAACCGAGCGGGAAATCGATGCGCTGATCATCGCCACTGGTTTCCACGTCACCGACTCACCAACCTTCAAAGGCATTTACGGCCGTGAGGGCCGCTCCCTTGCCGAGGTCTTTGACGAGTCCGGCATGCAGGGATACAAGGGCACTACCGTATCGGGCTTCCCGAACCTTTTCTTCCTAGTCGGGCCGAACACGGGCCTCGGTCACACCTCCATGGTGTTCATGATCGAATCGCAGCTCAACTACGTTGTCGACGCACTCAAGACAATCGAACGCGACAACATCGCGACATTCGAGGTCCGCGAGGAAGCTCAAGCCGCATTCAATGATGAGTTGCAGGCGCAGCTGGCGCCCACTGTGTGGATGACCGGCGGTTGCGCGAGCTGGTACCTCGACAAGCACGGGAACAACACCACGCTCTGGCCAGGTTTCACGTTCTCATTCCGCAACATGCTGAAGAAGTTTGATGCGGAAAACTACGGCATCACAGTCATGGCTGAAAATCCCGACCCCACCGCCGCCCCTGCTGACAGCGAGCCTGTCGAAGCCACCTCTACCGGAAAGAAGGCCCGCCGATGA
- a CDS encoding SDR family NAD(P)-dependent oxidoreductase: protein MTKFQGKVAVITGAGSGIGRALALQLAKEGAKLALSDVNTIGLDETAQAARTLGADVHTAALNVAEREAVLAYADEVAAHFGKVNLIFNNAGIAFTGDVEVSEFKDIERIMDVDFWGVVNGTKAFLPHLIASGDGHVVNISSLFGLVAIPSQSAYNAAKFAVRGFTEALRMEMITNGHPVRVTCVHPGGIKTAIARTATAAEGTDASSLGEFFDKHLARTSPEAAAQRILTDVRRNRARCLIGLDARALDLFQRATGSGYQRIFAATAGRVMKKAGQSTV, encoded by the coding sequence ATGACCAAGTTCCAAGGAAAGGTCGCCGTCATCACAGGCGCCGGATCAGGTATCGGACGCGCGCTCGCGCTGCAGCTTGCCAAGGAGGGCGCAAAGCTCGCACTCTCCGACGTCAACACGATCGGCCTCGACGAGACTGCACAAGCTGCGCGCACGCTCGGTGCCGACGTGCACACCGCGGCCCTCAACGTAGCTGAGCGCGAAGCGGTCCTCGCATACGCGGACGAAGTAGCTGCGCATTTCGGCAAGGTCAATCTGATCTTCAACAATGCGGGTATTGCGTTCACCGGCGACGTGGAAGTCAGCGAGTTCAAAGACATCGAGCGCATCATGGACGTCGACTTCTGGGGCGTGGTGAATGGCACGAAGGCCTTCCTCCCCCACCTGATCGCGTCGGGCGACGGCCATGTCGTGAACATCTCGAGTTTGTTTGGCCTAGTGGCCATTCCGTCGCAGTCGGCGTACAACGCCGCGAAGTTCGCGGTGCGTGGTTTCACTGAAGCGCTGCGGATGGAAATGATCACCAACGGTCATCCCGTCAGGGTGACGTGCGTCCACCCCGGCGGCATCAAGACCGCAATCGCACGTACCGCGACGGCTGCGGAAGGTACGGACGCCTCATCTCTCGGCGAGTTCTTCGACAAGCACCTCGCCCGCACTAGTCCGGAAGCGGCGGCCCAGCGAATCCTCACCGACGTTCGCCGCAATCGTGCACGCTGCCTCATCGGGCTTGATGCACGCGCACTGGATCTTTTCCAGCGGGCTACCGGCTCGGGCTACCAGCGGATCTTCGCCGCAACGGCTGGCCGCGTAATGAAGAAGGCCGGACAGTCCACAGTCTGA
- a CDS encoding NAD(P)-dependent malic enzyme: MTEQEIFSSHEGGKLSVEITAPLDSQRALSIAYTPGVAQVSRAIAADETLAARYTWTSRLVVVVSDGSAVLGLGDIGPKASLPVMEGKAALFKSFAGLNSIPLVLDTKDPDEIVETLVRLRPSFGAVNLEDISAPRCFEIEQRVIEALDCPVMHDDQHGTAIVVLAALTGAARALGRELAPMRIVIAGAGAAGVACANILLAAGITDVIVVDSKGIVEPGRSDLNGVKQDLAARTNPTGRRGGVAEALDGADVFLGVSAGKVPEAIIATMAPNSIVFALSNPDPEIHPETARKYAAVVATGRSDYPNQINNVLAFPGVFKGALDAGARRITEKMKIAAAEAILSVLGDELSAEKIVPSPLDPRVAPAVAEAVARVAKEEGVA, from the coding sequence ATCACCGAACAGGAGATCTTTTCGAGCCACGAGGGGGGCAAGCTTTCAGTAGAAATCACAGCGCCTCTCGATAGCCAGCGTGCGCTGTCTATCGCATACACGCCCGGCGTGGCACAGGTTTCCCGCGCAATCGCCGCCGACGAGACTCTGGCTGCTCGGTACACGTGGACCAGTCGGCTCGTCGTGGTTGTCAGCGATGGCAGCGCTGTGCTTGGTCTCGGCGACATCGGGCCCAAAGCGTCTTTGCCGGTCATGGAAGGCAAAGCGGCGCTATTCAAGTCATTTGCAGGACTCAACTCGATTCCGCTTGTTCTCGACACGAAGGATCCCGACGAAATCGTCGAAACGCTGGTCCGTTTGCGCCCCTCGTTCGGCGCGGTCAACCTCGAGGACATCTCAGCGCCACGATGCTTCGAGATCGAGCAGCGGGTGATCGAGGCGCTCGATTGCCCGGTCATGCACGATGACCAGCATGGAACCGCCATTGTCGTGCTTGCCGCGCTGACGGGCGCGGCGCGAGCACTCGGCCGTGAACTTGCACCCATGCGGATCGTCATCGCGGGCGCGGGAGCAGCCGGCGTCGCATGCGCGAACATCCTGCTCGCAGCCGGAATCACCGACGTTATCGTGGTGGACTCAAAAGGCATCGTCGAGCCGGGGCGTTCAGACCTCAACGGGGTGAAACAGGATCTCGCGGCGCGGACGAATCCAACTGGCCGCCGCGGCGGAGTCGCAGAAGCACTTGATGGTGCAGATGTGTTCCTCGGTGTGTCAGCCGGAAAGGTTCCAGAGGCGATTATCGCGACTATGGCACCGAATTCCATTGTCTTCGCGCTGTCGAACCCCGATCCGGAGATTCACCCCGAAACCGCTCGAAAGTACGCGGCCGTTGTTGCAACTGGACGCAGCGACTACCCGAACCAGATCAACAACGTGCTCGCATTCCCGGGCGTGTTCAAGGGTGCACTCGACGCAGGTGCGCGGCGAATCACCGAAAAGATGAAAATCGCTGCGGCAGAGGCGATTCTGTCAGTTCTCGGTGATGAACTCTCGGCGGAGAAGATCGTGCCGAGCCCACTTGATCCCCGTGTGGCTCCAGCGGTAGCAGAGGCTGTCGCGCGTGTGGCCAAAGAAGAGGGCGTCGCTTAG